The Rhodoferax ferrireducens T118 DNA segment TGGCCTCGCGCAGCGAGGGGCGCGACACACCCAGCTCAACGGCGAGATCGCGCTCTGAGGGCAACAGATCGCCAGGTTTGAGCGAACCTTCCAGAATTCTTTTTTCAAGCTCGCCAGCGACGGTGTCGGCGAGGCGGGTGATGGCAGGGCGGCGTGCAGGCATGGCGTTTTAAATTGGTAAGACCAATTGAATGATAGCGCCACGGCCCCTACTGTCAACCGATCAGCCGCGTCAGCGCTTCCTGGTATTTGGCGGCGGTCTTGGCAATCACCTCGTCGGGCACGCGTGGCGCGGGCGGGGTTTTGTTCCAGGGCTTGCCATTGACCTGCACCTGCTCCAGCCAGTCACGCACAAATTGCTTGTCAAAACTGGGCGGGTTGATGCCTTCCTGGTAGCTCTCGGCGGGCCAGAAGCGCGATGAATCGGGCGTCAGCACCTCGTCCATCAGCGTCAGCGTACCGTCGGCGTCCAGTCCAAACTCGAACTTGGTGTCGGCAATGATGATGCCCTTGGCGCGTGCAATTTCCGACGCCGCCTTGTAGATGGCAATGCTGATGTCGCGAATGCGGGTGGCCAGGTCCAGGCCGATCATCTCGACCGTTTGCTCAAACGTGATGTTCTCGTCATGGTCGCCCGCCGCAGCCTTGGCCGCCGGGGTGTAGATCGGCTCGGGCAGCTTGGAGGCGTTCTGCAGTCCGGCTGGCAGTTTGACGCCGCACACGGCCCCGTTGTGCTGGTATTCCTTCCAGCCGCTGCCGGCCAGATAACCGCGTACCACGGCTTCCACCGGCAAGGGCTTCAGGCGCTTGACCAGCATCGAGCGGCCCGTCACCTGCGGCACTTCGGCGGCGGTGACCACGCTTTCGGGCGCGTCACCGGTGAGATGAATCGGGCACAGGTTCAGGCCTTTGGGACCGAGCTTGTCAAACCAGAACAGCGCCATCTGTGTCAGAAGCGCGCCTTTGCCCGGAATCGGCTCACCCATGATCACGTCAAAGGCGCTCAGGCGGTCAGAGGCCACCATCAGGATGCGATCAATGCCGACGGCGTAGTTATCGCGCACCTTGCCACGCGCCAGCAGCGGCAAAGAGGTGAGCATGGAAGTGTGCAGGGCGGGTTGTGAAGTGTTCATGGAGATGGGTGCCAGTCAAGAAAAAACCAGAAAGCGGTTGGTGTCCCGGACAGATTGGGTTGTGCGAGGTGTCACCGCATGAATTTTAAGCCCGCGCCTGCGCTGAAAAATGCATCAAATTCAATAGCTGACTAAGCTTATGCAACGGGGGCTGAAAGCAAATAGGGCACATCAGCAAGACGCCGCAGGGCGGCAGGCCCATGCAAGAAGCCACCCGCAGGTGGCTTCTTGAACGCTACCAAGACCCGCTAAAGATCACTTCACCACTTGCGCCAGCTCACCACGCGCATATTGCCCCGCCACCACGCTCAATGAGTGGCTCTTGATTTTTGAACCTTGACCTTCACAGCCAAACTCCAGGTAGCGCTGCTTGCACAGGGCCTTGGCGGCTTCACGGGCGGGCTTGAGCCAGTCGCGGGCATCGAATTTTTCGGGGTTTTCAAACATGTATTTGCGCACGGCACCGGTCATGGCCAGGCGAATGTCGGTGTCGATGTTGATCTTGCGCACGCCAAACTTGATCGCTTTCTGGATTTCTTCGACCGGCACACCGTAGGTTTCGCGCATCTTGCCGCCAAACTGGTTGATGATGGCCAGCGACTCCTGCGGCACGCTGCTGGAGCCATGCATCACCAAATGGGTGTTGGGAATACGCTTGTTGATGGCCATGACGCGGTCAATCGCCAAAATATCGCCGGTGGGCTTGCGGGTGAATTTGTAGGCGCCGTGGCTGGTGCCAATGGCAATGGCCAGCGCGTCAAGCTGGGTCCGCTTGACAAAATCTGCCGCTTGCTCGGGGTCGGTCAGCATCTGCTCACGCGTCATGGTGGCCTCGGTGCCGTGGCCGTCTTCCTTGTCACCTTTCATGGTTTCCAGCGAGCCCAGGCAGCCCAGCTCACCCTCCACCGTCACGCCCACGGCGTGCGCCATGGCGACCACTTTGCGCGTCACCTCGACGTTGTAGTCGTAACTGGCAATGGTCTTGCCGTCGCTCATCAGGGAGCCGTCCATCATGACCGAGCTAAAGCCCAGGTTGATGGCGCCCTGGCACACGTCGGGGCTCTGGCCGTGGTCCTGGTGCATGACCAGCGGGATGTGCGGATAGGCTTCGATGGCGGCCAGAATCAGATGTTTGATGAAGGGCTCACCGGCGTATTTTCGCGCGCCAGCGCTGGCTTGCAGAATGACCGGTGCGCCGACCTCATCGGCGGCCGACATGACGGCCTGCACCTGCTCCAGGTTGTTGACGTTGAAAGCCGGGATGCCGTAACCATTCAGGGCGGCATGGTCGAGCAGTTCGCGCATTGAAACAAGTGCCATGATGGTGTCCTTGGTAAGTTGGTAACTGGTTGGTAACTGGCCTGAATTTTAACGGAGCGGCGCGGTTGCGCGCTGCACTTTGACGCCGGCGCCCGACTTTAAGCGTGACTTGATGTTTCACCATCACCGTCCACGTCTTGTCACAACACGATGCCCGCCGTGAAACCCGCAGTCACCCGGTTCGCGAACCTGCTGCTTTTGTTGCCATGGCCCGGCGTGGTGCAGGTGCCAGGCGGCCCCATGGCCAAAGCGCCCGTCAAGACGCCCGCGGCTTATGCGGTCTGTGGCTTGGACGGCGAAGGCCGCTAGCGAACCCGGCAAATTTTCAGCATATTGGTGCCGCCGGGCGAGCCCATGGGCTCACCACAGGTGATGGCATAAATGTCGCCTGCCTGCACAATGCCTCGGGTTTTCAGATAGTTCTCCGCCTCGTTCAGCGCCGTGTCCCGGTCGGCACTGGTATCAATGAACAAGGGGCGCACATTGCGGTACAGCGTCATCTTGCGCTGCGTCGCCACTTTGGACGTGAGCGCGTAAATCGGCACCTGAATCAGGTGGCGGCTCATCCACAGCGCGGTGGAGCCGCTGTCGGTCATGGCCACAATCGCCTTGGCGCCGAGGTGATGCGCTGTGAACAAGGCGCCCATGGCAATTGACTGGTCAATGCGTTTGAAGGTCTTGCCCGTGAAGTCAGCTTCGAGTTTGAAATCTTCACCGCCCTCGGCCGCATGGCAAATCTTGGCCATCTCAACGACCGTCTCCAACGGGTATTTTCCCGCCGCCGTCTCGGCTGACAGCATGACAGCGTCGGTGCCGTCCAGCACCGCGTTGGCCACGTCGCTCACTTCGGCGCGGGTCGGTACCGGGTTGTTGATCATCGACTCCATCATCTGGGTGGCGGTAATCACCACCTTGTCGTGCTCGCGGGCCAGCTTGATCATGCGTTTTTGCAGCGCCGGCACCACCGCATTGCCAACCTCGACGGCCAGGTCGCCGCGCGCCACCATGATGCCGTCGCTGGCGAGCAATATTTCTTCAAGTTTGGGGATCGCCTCCGCACGCTCGATCTTGGCAATCAGGCCGGGCCGGTGGCCGTTTTCGGCTGCCACGTTGCACAACTGACGCGCCATCTCCATGTCGGTTGCGTTTTTGGGAAAGCTGACGGCCACATAGTCAGCGTGAAAGCTCATCGCCGTGCGGATGTCGTCCATGTCCTTGGCGGTGAGCGCGGGTGCGCTCAGGCCGCCACCTTGCTTGTTGATGCCCTTGTTGTTGCTCAACTCGCCACCCAGTTTGACGGTGGTGTGAATCGCCGCGCCCTGGACTGCATCGACCGTGATAACGATCAGGCCATCGTTGAGCAGCAGCACATCGCCCGCCTTGACCTCGTTCGGCAATGCCTTGTAGTCCAGCCCGACGGCGTCAATATCGCCGAGTTCGGTGCGCGCAGCGTCAAGCACGAACTTTTGCCCCGGCTCCAGCAACACCTTGCCGTCGGCAAACTTGCCAACCCGGATTTTGGGCCCCTGCAAGTCAGCCATGATGGCGATCTCGCGTCCGGCGCGCTTGGCCGCTTCACGCACCAGCCTTGCCCGGTCAATATGGTCTTGCGCCGTGCCGTGGCTGAAGTTCAGGCGCACCACGTTGACGCCGGAACGAATCATCTGCTCCAGCAACGCGGGGTCGCTCGAGGCGGGGCCGAGAGTGGCGACAATTTTGGTGGCGCGACGGGGCATGAAGCAGTCTCCTTGTAATCAAGTTTCCATTTTCACACGGAAACAGTTACATGCCAGCAACAGCCTGTACCCTGCTTTTGCGGCCTCCAAGCGTGCCGCAGAGAAGAAAGAACTACCGGGCGACCGAACGCTCGGCCAGGAATATCTCGATGCGGCGGTTCTGGGCGCGGCCTCGTTCCGTGTTGTTATCTGCAATGGGCTCGTGTGAGCCGCGGCCATTGATCTGGATGCGCCGCCCATCCACGCCGCGGGCAACCAGGTAGTCGCGCGCACTGGCGGCACGGTTGACCGACAGCGGGTCGTTGATGCTGTCCGAACCGGTGCTGTCGGTGTGACCGATGATGCGGATTTCGGTGTTGGGCTGGCTGCTCAAGCCTTGCGCAAACTGGTCCAGGATCGGCCGCATGTTGGGCTTGATGTCGAAGCGGTTGATGTCGAACGAAATGTCACTCGGAATATTGAGCTTGAGCTGGTTGTCAGCCGTCTGCATGACATCTACCCCGGTGCCTGCCGTGGCGCGTTCCATATCTGCCTTCTTCTTGGCCATCTGCGTCGACCAGATATAGCCGCCCAGTGCGCCGACGCCGGCACCGATCACGGTCGCCTCGCGGCTGTCGCCAATGGCGGCGCCTGCCAGGGCGCCCACACCGGCGCCGATGGCTGAACTGCGCTGGGTCTCGGTCATGTTGGCGCAACCGCTGACCAGCAGGGCAACAGCGCTCACGCCAAAAACTAAGGTGCGTGTCTTGGATGCGATGGTTTTCATATGGCGTCCTGGGAAGTTGTTCTGCCTTTTCTTATAACACCCGTATCTCAGCATTCTTTGAGAAACCGCATGTCCGACAAGGAAAATGGGTGGGCTCTTATCTGGGCGCAGGCCATACACCGTCGATTCGCCCGGCGTCGCCCATCATCGCTGGCGGTTTGATCTTGAACAGCGGGTACGACGGGGGACCCGTTTTAAGCCTGTGCGGGCATTTTGCCGGCCAGCCGCGAACTGTGTCGGTTACAGCAGCAAGGCGGCCAACGCGGCCAAGGCTGCCGTTTCGGCGCGCAGCACGCGTGCACCCAGTGTCACCGGCGCAAAGCCACAGGCCAGCGCGATATCTTCCTCGGCCGGGCTCAAACCGCCTTCAGGGCCGGACAAAAAGGTGATGGCTTCGGTATGGGCGCCGGCACTGGCAGGATCGGCGAAGGCCTTCACGGCGGCACGAACACTTTGCGCGCCCGGGCGCAACGACAACAACAAGCGCTGATCGCTTGCCTGCGCTGGTTGCGCCTTGATCCAAGCTGCCAAGGTCATGACTGCATGAATCACCGGCACCCGGTTGCCACCGCACTGCTCACAAGCGGCCACCGCCACACTTTGCCAGTGCGCTTGCTTTTTTCCGGCTCGCTCCGGGTTGAGCCGCAGCACGCTGCGCTCGGTCATCAGGGGCTGAATACTGGCCACGCCCAGTTCGGTGGCTTTTTCGACCAGCCAGTCCATGCGCTCGTTGGCCGGCATGCCCACGGCCAGATGCACCCGATGCGCTGCTTCGCGCTCTACCGCGTGATAGGCGCCGACCTTCACCTGCACATCGCTGCGGCCCATGCGCGTGACGCTGGCCTCAAACTCGCCGCCCTGGGTGTGCTCCGAGTCGCGTTCGTCCCAGCCGGGGCCGCCATTGAACAGCGTGATGCTGTCGCCTGGCTGCAGGCGCAGTACTTGTACGTGACGGGCAGCGCTGGCTGGCAGGTCAAGCAAGTCACCGCAGCGCAGCGAGGTTGGGCAGTAAAAACGGGGCATAGGGAATTTGAAAATAACTATATTGTGCTACTAAATAAGTAGCTATATATCTATATTACACGGGGGCTAGAGGCCAAAATACTATAAAAAAATGCCGACTGATAGTCGGCATCGTGGGTGTCGCGCGGACGGGTCTTACTTGGCGGCTGACGCCGCCTCAGCCGGGGCGGCAGCCGCTTGCGGCTCCGCGAACTTGCCGCCGGCGGCGTTCACCATATAAACCACGGCGCGACCGACTTCCAGGTCCTGAAATTCACCGCCGCCCTGGGCAACCATGGCATTTTTACCCTTGAGTGCCGAGTTCAGCAGTGCGTCATAGCCGGTCTGAATGCGCGGCGCCCAGGCCGCTGCATCGCCAAATTTGGGGGCACCGACGAGGCCAGCGGTGTGACAGGCCGTGCACTGGGCTTTAAACACCTCTTCACCGGTGCGCAGCGGCCGGTTGGCGTCACGAATTTCGATGCGGCCAATTTTCTGGATCCGTGCGGCCACCGCTTGTTCCGAGTTGGCTTCGGTGGCGGCGGGTTTGTTGCCCATGGTCACGTAGTAAACCAAACCAATGATGGCGAAGATCGGAACCACAAACGAGAAAGTGACGGCAAGCAGCATTTGCTTGGGGTTTTTAATGGGGCCGCTATGCGCCTCATCGTGAACAGTAGCGGGGCTGTTGTCGGTCATGGTGTCCTCTGGAAATCGGGGGGCTTGAAAAGCAGGTCGCGATTATAGCGGCCGCCCCCTCTGAAAGCACCTACAATGCACGCTCCAGCAAGCGGCTGTAGCTCAGTGGATAGAGTATTGGCCTCCGAAGCCAAGGGTCGTGGGTTCGATCCCCGCCAGCCGCACCAGCACCAGCTTTCCCAGCGATTGAGTGCTCACATCAAGAGACCGATATGGCCTGAGCCATGACTCAAACGCAGCAAACGCGTGAGTCTGGATTGATAGTCGGTTGACTTGATCTCGTTTTCTGTGGCCAACCCATGGCCCATTCATCGTCCATCGCTGATTCGAGGCGGGTTGTCTCTGCGCCCATGAAGGACTTCGACCAAACAACTGAGCTATCTGTTCGAGAGATTCGCCTTTCTTCCATCGTTTCCACATTAAAGCCTTCTGGCTTTGTGCAATAGATCCGTGGTTTTTGCTTCATTTGCAGCACTCCTTCTGCTTACGCAGTGTTCAGTGTGTTGCATCGACCGATTGAATCCAAGGTTAAGAGCTGTCATTCCCGGTCCAGTCCTTGACAAACGAAGCAGTTCGGATGTGGAGGAGGGGTGGCCTTCAGACGCCCAGGTAGGTCGACAGTGCCGGGTCGTTGGCCACATCCTCCGCCGTGCCTTGCAGCAGCACCTGCCCTTTTTGCAGCACCAGGGCCTGGTCGGCATGCGCCAGCACGCGGCGGTAGTCGCGGTCCACGATCAGCGTGGCGATGCCGCTCTTGCGAATTTCGCCAATCACGCGCCAGATGTCGGCCACGATCAGCGGTGCCAGGCCTTCGGTGGCCTCGTCCAGCACGATCAGCTCGGGGTGTGTCATCAGCGCCCGGCCAATCGACAGCATCTGTTGCTCGCCGCCGGAGAGCTGCGCGCCCAGATTCGTCAGCCGCTCCTTCAAGCGCGGAAAGGTGGCCATGACACGCTCGAACGACCAGTCGTTGCGGCCATCGACACCCCGGCGCGCCGCCATTACCAGATTCTCGCGCACTGTCAGGTTGGGGAACACGCCGCGCCCTTCGGGCACATAAGCCACACCCAGACGTGCGACTTTGTGCGGCTTGAAGCGCGAGGCATCCTTGCCAAACAGCGTGATGTGGCCGTCGCGCTGCGCCACATGGCCCAGCAGCGTGCGGATCAGCGTGCTCTTGCCCATGCCATTGCGCCCGAGCAGGCCCACGGTCTGGCCACGGGCAATCTGCAACTGGGCGCCGTGCAGCACATGGCTGGAGCCATACCAGGCGTGGATGCCACGGGCATCGACGATCAAGTCACGGTTCACTTCAATGTTCTCCCAGATAGGCAATGCGCACTTCGGGGCTGTTGCGCACGAAGTCGGGCGAGCCGCAGGCGATCACGGTGCCGTTGACCATCACCGTGATGCAGTCGGCGATGCGGAACACCGCGTCCATGTCGTGCTCCACCAGCAGGATGGCATGGCTGGCTTTCAGCTCGGCCAGCAGCGTCAGCATGCGCTCGGTCTCCTCGGCACCCATGCCGGCCAGCGGTTCGTCGAGCAGCAGCACCTGCGGTTTCGTCGCCAGGCACATGGCAATCTCCAGTTGGCGTTTCTGACCGTGCGACAGCAGCCCGGCCTGGCGGTCCAGCAAGTCGTCCAGCCCGGCGCGCGTGGCCGCTGCGCGGGCACTGTCCATGCTGGCACTGCAGCGCTGGGCATCGCTCCACCAGGCCCAGGGCTTTTGCACATTGGCCTGGGCCGCCAGGCGGCAGTTCTCCAGCACCGTGAAGCTGGGGTAAATGGTGTTGCGCTGGTAGCTGCGCCCCAGGCCCGCGCGGGCGCGCCGGGGTTGCGACCAGGTGGTCACGTCCTGGCCCAGCAGCTCGACTTTTCCGCTGGATGGCTGAATTTCACCGGACAGGATGTTGATCAGCGTGGACTTGCCCGCACCGTTGGTGCCGATCACGGCGTGCACGGTGCCGCGTTGCAGCGCCAGCGACACTTTGTTCAAGGCCAGCAAGCCACCCCAGCGGCGCGTGATCTCGTGGCCGCGCAACAGCATGTCAGACGGACTCATGGGACACTTCCACAACCGAATCATCACGCACCCTGCCCGAGCGGCCACGCAGGCGTGTGATCACTTGCTCGGGCACACCCACCAGCCCGCGCGGCAGCAGCGCCACGCAGGCGATGATGGACAGGCCCAGACCCAGATGCCAGTGCTTGGCAAACTCGCCAAAAATCGCCTCTGACTTGAAGAACTCCTGCAACAGCGCAAAGGCAAAGGCACCGATCAGCGCGCCACGCAAATGCCCCAGGCCGCCCAGGATGATCATGATCAGCACCTCGCCGGATAAATGCCAGCTGATCAGCTCGGGGTTGACAAAGCCATCCTTCACTGCAAACAAGAAACCCGCCAGCCCGGCCATGCCGCCCGAAATCACAAAGGCCGCGAGTTTGTACGGGTAGGTCGAAAAACCGGTGGCGCGCATGCGCTGCTCGTTGACGCGAATACCGGCCAGCGCGCGGCCAAAGCGCGAGCGCAGCAGCAGGGTCAGAAAGCCGAACACGGCGGTCAGACAGGCCAGCGTAAAGCCATAGAACGCCATCGGCTTGTCCAGGTCCAGCAGTGTGCCCAGCACCACCGGCTTGGCCATCAGGTAGATGCCGTCGGTCCCGCCGCCCAGCGGCGTGTCGTGCACCACGTAATAGGCCATCTGCGCAAAGGCCAGTGTGACCATGATGAAGTACACACCCTTGGTGCGCAGCGACAGCGCGCCGACCAGCAGCGCATACAAGGCCGCCGCCAGCACACAAGCAGGCAACAGCCACAGCAGTGACGGCGCGCCGTCCTGCGGTGTCAGCAGCACGGTGGCATAGGCACCAATGCCAAAGAAGGCCGCCTGGCCAAAACACACCAAGCCGGTGCTGCCCACCAGCAGTTCCAGGCTGAGTGCAAAGATGGCAAACACCATGATCTTGGTGACCAGGTCCACACCGTACTGGCCCGCCATCAGGGGCCACAACGCCAGCAGCACAAACGCGGCCGCGACGAAGAAAAATTTGGAGGACTTCATGGGGCTCACAGGGTTCAACCGGCCTTGAACAGACCGTCGGGCTTGACCAGCAGGATCAGCGCCATCAGCACGTAGACCAGCACGCCGGAGGCTTGGGGTAGCAGCACTTTGCCAAAGGTGTCCACCACGCCGATCAACAACGCCGCCAGGAGCGCGCCACGAATCGAGCCGATGCCGCCAATCACTACCACCACAAAGCAGATAATCAGCACCGTGTTGCCCATGCCCGGATACACCGATGACACGGGCGCGGCGATCATGCCGGCAAAGACGGCAATGGCCACGCCGGCGGCAAAGACCACGCGGTAGAGGAACTTGATGTCGATGCCCAGCGACTGCACCATCTCACGGTTCGCGCTACCGGCGCGGATCATCATGCCCAGCCGGGTGCGGGTGAACACAAAATACATGGCCAGCGCCAGCACCAGGCACACGCCGGAAATAAAGAGCCGGTAAACCGGGTAGGTCATTAGCTCGCCCAGGGGCAGCGTGCCGGCCAGAAAGTCGGGTGCCTGCACGCCGTGCACGTCGTCACCCACCAGCAGGCTGCGCAACTCCTCAAACACCAGAATCAGGCCGTAGGTCATCAGCACCTGCTGCAGGTGGTCGCGCTCGTACAGAAAGCTGAAGAACGCCCACTCCAGCACATAGCCCAGCAGCACCGCCAGCACCAGGCCAACGGCCAGCGTGGCAAAAAAGCCGCCGCTAAAGGTGCCGCCCACAATCGGAGCCAGCGCATAGGCCATGTAGGCCCCAATCATGTAGAAGCTGCCATGCGCCAGGTTGATGACACCCATGATGCCGAAGATCAGCGTCAGGCCGGATGCCACCAGGAACAGCAGCAGCCCATACTGCAGCGCGTTCAGGCACTGGATCAGGAAGGTGGTCAGGTCCATGAGCCGCTTGACTTACAGGCGGCAACCGCGGCCGGGGTCGGCCAGCGCCTTGCTGGCGATGCTTGCCAGCTTGTTTTCCTTGCCGCCGACCTGGCGCAGGTAGATGTCCTGCACCGGGTTGTGTGACCTGGACAGGGTGAAGGGGCCACGTGGGCTGTCGATCTTGGCTTTTTCGATCGCGGTAGTGAACTCGGCTTTTTTGCCGATGTCTCCCTTCACGGCGGCCAGGCCAACCGCCAGCATTTGCGCTGCGTCATACCCTTGCACGGCATACACGTCAGGTTGCAGTTTGTAGGCCTTGGCGTAGGACAGGCGGAAGGCGTTGTCGCGCGGCGTGTTCAGGCTGTCGGCGTAGTGCAGCGTGGTCAGCAGGTCGGCCGCATCGGCACCCTGGGCATCGAGCGTGCCATCGGTCAGGAAGCCCGCACCGTACAGTGGAATGGTCTTCTTCAGGCCGGCTGCGGCGTAGTCCTTGACAAACTTGACCGCGCCACCACCGGCGAAGAAGGTGTAGACGGCATCGGGCTTGGCGGCTGCTATCTCGGTCAGCAGCGCCTGGAACTCGACGTTGGGAAAGGGCAGGTTCAGCTCCTTGACGACCTTGCCGCCACCTTTCTCGAAGGACTCCTTGAAGCCACGGATCGACTCATCGCCGGCTGCGTACTTCCAGGTGATGGTCACGACCTTCTTGTGTCCTTTCTTGGCCACCACTTCACCCATGGCATAGCCGGGTTGCCAGTTCGAGAACGAGCTGCGAAAGATATTGCTGGCGCACATCGGGCCGGTCACCGCGTCCGCTCCGGCGTTGGGCACGATCAGCACGGTGCCGGTATCTTTCGCCACCTTGGCCATGGCCATGGCAACACCGGAATGCACCGAGCCAATCAGCACGTCCACGTTGTCGCGCTTGATGAGCTTGTTCACGTTGTCGGTGGCCTTGGACGGATCGGACTCGTCGTCCACCTTGACAAACTCGATCTCGCGCCCGCCGAGTTTCCCGCCTTGCTCGGCGATGTGCAGGCGAAAGCCGTTTTCGATGGCATTGCCGAGTGCGGCGTAAGTGCCGGTGTAGGGCAGCATCAGCCCAACTTTAAGCTTGGGCAGACCCTGGGCCAGGGTCGGGAGGGCGCTCAAGGCGGACAGGGCCAGCGTGGCAACAGCACGGCTGATCAGGGTTTTGTGGGATGAGCTCATGGTTTGTCTCCTGTTTGTTGTGTGATGAAAGCGCTGGCAGCAGCGATCAGGCGCTCGGCCTGATCGCGATGCGGGGAATGGCCACAGTCGCTCAATTCAAGCAACTCGGTCTGCGGCACCCGTCGGGCGATGCCATGAATCTGTTCCAGCGTGCCGTATTCGTCGTCCATGCCTTGTGCCGCCAGCAGTGGGCAGCGGATGGCTTCGATCTCGGCTTCGATGGACCATTCACGGAACGGCGGGTGCAGCCAGATGTTGTTCCAGCCCCAAAAGGCGGAATCGGGGTCGTCGTGGTACTTGGCCAGGCGTTGGCGCAGATCGGTTTCCAGGTAGGCCGTGCGTGCCGCCGCGATGCTGGTCAGCGACAGCTCTTCAACCAGAATGTGCGGTGCGACCACAATAGCCCCGGCAATCGCCTGCGCAAATTGGGCTGCATACAAGAGTGCAATCGAGGCGCCGTCGCTGTGACCCAACAGCCAGGGCGCTTGCGCCACCGGGTCGATGCCCACCGCGTGCAGGAAAGCTGGCAGCACAACATGCGCCTGCTGGTGCATGAAGTCCAGGCCCCAGGCCTCCTGTGCCGCGCGCGGCGTGGAGCGGCCATAGCCGGGGCGCGAGTACACCAGGCCACGGCAGAGCGCCGCATCACAAAGGCGCTGCGGAAAGTCCTTCCACATCGCCAGCGAGCCCAGTCCCTCGTGCAGAAACACGATCAGTGGTGCGGTGGTGCGCTCGGGGGCAATCCATCGGTGCTCAATGCACACCGTGCGCCCGGCCCAATCGACTTCGACGAAAGCAAAGGCTTCGCTCATGCGGCGTGGGCTTCCAGTTCACGCAGCTTGAAGCGCTGGATCTTGCCGGTGGCGGTTTTCGGCAGGTCGTCCACAAAGGCGATCTGGCGCGGGTATTTGTAGGGAGCCAGCTTGTCCTTGACAAAAGCCTGCAGCTCGGCCTCGGTGGCCTGCGCCCCGGCCTTGAGCACCACAAAGGCCTTGGTCTTGGTCAGACCCTGGGCATCGGGCACACCGATGACGGCGGCTTCCAGCACGGACGGATGCTGCACCAGTGTGGCCTCGACCTCAAACGGCGACACATAGATACCGCTGACCTTGAGCATGTCGTCGCTGCGGCCGCCATAGGTGTAGCTGCCATCGCTGTTGCGAACGTATTTGTCGCCGCTCTTGGTCCAGCCGCCCTGAAAGGTTTCGCGGGTCTTGGCGCGGTTGCCCCAG contains these protein-coding regions:
- a CDS encoding branched-chain amino acid ABC transporter permease: MKSSKFFFVAAAFVLLALWPLMAGQYGVDLVTKIMVFAIFALSLELLVGSTGLVCFGQAAFFGIGAYATVLLTPQDGAPSLLWLLPACVLAAALYALLVGALSLRTKGVYFIMVTLAFAQMAYYVVHDTPLGGGTDGIYLMAKPVVLGTLLDLDKPMAFYGFTLACLTAVFGFLTLLLRSRFGRALAGIRVNEQRMRATGFSTYPYKLAAFVISGGMAGLAGFLFAVKDGFVNPELISWHLSGEVLIMIILGGLGHLRGALIGAFAFALLQEFFKSEAIFGEFAKHWHLGLGLSIIACVALLPRGLVGVPEQVITRLRGRSGRVRDDSVVEVSHESV
- a CDS encoding branched-chain amino acid ABC transporter permease, with amino-acid sequence MDLTTFLIQCLNALQYGLLLFLVASGLTLIFGIMGVINLAHGSFYMIGAYMAYALAPIVGGTFSGGFFATLAVGLVLAVLLGYVLEWAFFSFLYERDHLQQVLMTYGLILVFEELRSLLVGDDVHGVQAPDFLAGTLPLGELMTYPVYRLFISGVCLVLALAMYFVFTRTRLGMMIRAGSANREMVQSLGIDIKFLYRVVFAAGVAIAVFAGMIAAPVSSVYPGMGNTVLIICFVVVVIGGIGSIRGALLAALLIGVVDTFGKVLLPQASGVLVYVLMALILLVKPDGLFKAG
- a CDS encoding ABC transporter substrate-binding protein; translated protein: MSSSHKTLISRAVATLALSALSALPTLAQGLPKLKVGLMLPYTGTYAALGNAIENGFRLHIAEQGGKLGGREIEFVKVDDESDPSKATDNVNKLIKRDNVDVLIGSVHSGVAMAMAKVAKDTGTVLIVPNAGADAVTGPMCASNIFRSSFSNWQPGYAMGEVVAKKGHKKVVTITWKYAAGDESIRGFKESFEKGGGKVVKELNLPFPNVEFQALLTEIAAAKPDAVYTFFAGGGAVKFVKDYAAAGLKKTIPLYGAGFLTDGTLDAQGADAADLLTTLHYADSLNTPRDNAFRLSYAKAYKLQPDVYAVQGYDAAQMLAVGLAAVKGDIGKKAEFTTAIEKAKIDSPRGPFTLSRSHNPVQDIYLRQVGGKENKLASIASKALADPGRGCRL
- a CDS encoding alpha/beta fold hydrolase, which codes for MSEAFAFVEVDWAGRTVCIEHRWIAPERTTAPLIVFLHEGLGSLAMWKDFPQRLCDAALCRGLVYSRPGYGRSTPRAAQEAWGLDFMHQQAHVVLPAFLHAVGIDPVAQAPWLLGHSDGASIALLYAAQFAQAIAGAIVVAPHILVEELSLTSIAAARTAYLETDLRQRLAKYHDDPDSAFWGWNNIWLHPPFREWSIEAEIEAIRCPLLAAQGMDDEYGTLEQIHGIARRVPQTELLELSDCGHSPHRDQAERLIAAASAFITQQTGDKP